In Mixophyes fleayi isolate aMixFle1 chromosome 4, aMixFle1.hap1, whole genome shotgun sequence, the following proteins share a genomic window:
- the LOC142150030 gene encoding E3 ubiquitin/ISG15 ligase TRIM25-like yields MASADLRKELDCSICLNIYTDPVTLTCGHNFCRDCIDRVLDSQEVSGVYTCPECRAECQERPVLQRNITLCNIVGSFLSTQPDQEETGIFCTYCIHSPVPAAKSCLHCEASLCDNHLRVHSKSAEHVLFDTTTSLRNRKCSVHKELFKYYCTEDAACICLSCSLIGEHRGHQMQSLDEVSEKKKEKMRNVLQKLTTKREETEKRVQSLQKRRREDQDKAAGVTETVTALFRDIRRQLEDLEKRALSEISRQEESVSLSVSDLIQQLEIKKDELSRKMRHIEELCNMSDPVTVLQEPDTADLCDTEDRERHDNQVHSVGDLDVGLISETLYTLSDIITGINMGIYVQEPTNIILDVNTAGNKIHISGDRKTASWSPNQKRPETPERFQYNQVISTRRFSSGRHYWEVDVSKSRWWRVGMCYPSIDRRGGQSIIGANNKSWCLCLRRGDNQYAVIHDSNGIQLPDNINYNRLRICLDYEAGQMSFYALCDPIRHLHTVTATFTEPLHAALCVGGGCIKISEGVRNWEK; encoded by the coding sequence atggcgtctgctgatctgagaaaggagctggactgttccatctgcctgaacatttatacagatcctgtaacactgacatgtggacacaacttctgccgagactgtattgatcgtgtgctgGATTCACAGGAGGTgtctggagtttatacctgtcctgaatgcagagcagagtgtcaggagcgtCCTGTACTGCAGAGGAACATAACTCTGTGTAACATAGTGGGGAGTTTCCTGTCTACTCAGCCAGATCAGGAGGAGACTGGGATCTTCTGCACTTACTGTATtcactctcctgtacctgctgctaaatcATGTCTGCATTGTGAGGCTTCTCTTTGTGATAATcacctgagagtacacagcaagtcagcagaacacgTCTTATTTGATACCACCACTTCCCTCAGGAACAGAAAATGCTCCGTCCATAAAGAGCTCTTCAAATATTACTGCACTGAGGATGCTGCATGTAtctgtctgtcctgctctctgaTCGGGGAACACAGAGGACATCAGATGCAGTCACTGGATGAGGTctctgagaagaagaaggagaaaatgagaaatgttctgcagaaactgaccacaaagagagaagagactgagaaaagagtccagagtctgcagaagcgcaggagagaagATCAGGATAAAGCAGCTGGTGTAACAGAGACAGTCACTGCCttgtttagagacatcaggagacagctggaagacctagagaagagagccctgagtgagatctccaggcaggaagagagtgtttcactctcagtctctgatctgatccagcagctggaaataaagaaggacgagctgtccaggaagatgcgtcacattgaggagctgtgtaacatgtctgatccagtgactgtcttacaggaaccagacacagctgacttgtgtgatactgaggacagagagagacatgataACCAGGTCCATAgtgtaggagatctggatgtgggtctcATCTCAGAGACATTATAcacattatctgatataataacaggtataaatATGGGGATCTATGTGCAGGAACCTACAAACATAATACTTGATGTAAACACAGCTGGTAATAAGATACATATATCAGGTGACAGGAAAACTGCATCCTGGTCACCAAACCAGAAACGtccagaaacaccagagagatttcagTATAATCAGGTAATAAGCACCAGGAGATTTTCCTCAGGGCGACATTATTGGGAAGTGGATGTCAGTAAATCAAGGTGGTGGagggtagggatgtgttatcccagtatagacaggagaggaggacagTCAATCATTGGAGCTAATAACAAGTCCTGGTGTTTGTGTTTGAGGAGGGGTGATAATCAGTATGCAGTGATACATGACAGTAATGGGATCCAGTTACCTGACAATATTAACTATAATAGACTGAGGATATgtctggattatgaggctggacagaTGTCCTTTTATGCTCTATGTGACCcaatcagacacttacacactgtcactgccaccttcactgagcctcTTCATGCTGCATTATGTGTAGGGGGAGGTTGTATAAAGATATCTGAGGGAGTCAGGAACTGGGAGAAATGA